In the Phenylobacterium soli genome, GCTGGCGCGCGCGGTTCATGCCGGTCTGGCCCATCTCGGCGCGCTTGCCGGGACCGAGGTCGGCCGCCCGCGCCATGGCCTTGGCCCAGGCCTCGGCGTCGCCGGGCTCCACCAGCCAGCCCGTGACCCCGTCGACCACCGTCTCGACCGTGCCCCCGTGGTTGGAGGCGATCACCGGCCGGCCCATCGCCTGCGGCTCGACCGCCGCGCGGCCGAAGCTTTCGGGCACGTTGGTCGGCAGGATCGCCACGTCGGAAACAAGGTAGGCCGCCGGCATGTCGTCGCAATGCCCGACGATCCTCACCTGCGCGTTAAGGCCAGCCGCGTCGATCGCGCGGACGAGCTCTTCGCGGTAGTCGGTGCGGCCCTGGTCGTCGCCCGCGAACAGCACCTCGAAGTCCGTGCGGCCGGCCGCCTTCAGGCGGGCGGCGGCCTCGATGATGGTCAGGTGGCCCTTGATGCGCGTCAGGCGCCCGGCCAGCAGGAAGCGCGTCAGCCGCGGGTCCTCCGGGGCGCTCCAGGCCTGGCGCAGGGCCGCGATGCGGTCCGCGGTGACCCAGGCCGGGTTGAAGCGCTCGAGATCGACGCCGCGCGGGATGGTCACCACCTTGGCCGGGTCGACCTCGTGCTCGGCGAGGATGTGGGCGCGGGTGTACTCGGAGTTGGCGATCACCACGTCGCCGCGGGTCATGACCGCGTTGTACCAGCGCTTGAGGCCGGACCTTGCCTTGTAGATCCCGTGGTAGGTGGTCACGAGCGGGGTGTCGGTGGTCTTGGCGGCCCACAGGGCGGCGAAGGCCGGGGCGCGCGAGCGGACGTGGACCACGCTCACCCTCTCCCGGCGGATCAGGTCCACCAGGCGCGCGGCGTTGCCCAGCATGGTCAGCGGGTTCTTGCTGTTCACCGGCATCTGCGCCAGGCGGCCGCCATCGGAGATCAGGCGCGCGGCCATGCGCCCGCCGCGGGTGGCCACCAGGGCCTTGCCGCCGGCCTCGATCACCGCGCGCGCGACGTCGATGGTCGTCTGTTCCGCCCCGCCGGTTTCCAGCTCGGGCACGACCTGCAGGAGGGTGAAGTTCGGGGGCAGGGCCACGCCCTTTGCATACCCCGAAACGGCCGGGCGTACAGCGGCCGCTGACGGCCGCGTCGCCGCAGGCTAAGAGCGGGTCATGAGCGAGACCTCAGGCTTCCTCGAACGGCCGGGCGGCGAGCGCCTCGCCTGGCGCCGCGTGGCCGGAAACGGCCCGGCCGTGGTGTGGCTCGGCGGCTTCCGGTCGGACATGGCCGGAACCAAGGCTCAGGCCCTGGCGGAGTGGGCGCTCGCCACAGGCCACGCCTACGTCCGCTTCGACTATTTCGCCCACGGCGAGAGCAGCGGCGACTTCGCCCAGGGGACCATCACCCGCTGGCGCGAGGACGCCCTGGCGGTGCTGGACGAGCTCGTGGACGGGCCGGCGGTGCTGATCGGCTCGTCGATGGGCGGCTGGATCTCGTGCCTGACGGCGCTGGCCGCGCCGGAGCGGGTGAAGGCCCTGGTGCTGGTCGCGCCGGCCCCGGACTTCACCGCCAAGCTGATGACGCCGGAGATCCCGGCCGAGGGCTGGGCCGACCTCGAGGCCAACGGGGTCTGGTATCGGCCTTCGCTCTACGGCGATCCCTATCCGATCACCCGCAACCTGCTGGAGGACGGCGCCCGCTGGTCGATCCTCGATTCCGAGATCCCGATCGCCGCGCCGGTGCGCATCCTTCAGGGCGGCGAGGATCCCGACGTGCCCTGGCGCCACGCCCTGGAGCTGGCCCAGGCGATCAAGAGCCAGGACCTCGTCTTCACCCTCATCAAGGACGGCGACCACCGCCTCTCGCGGCCCCAGGACATCGCCCGCCTGATCGCGGCGGTCGAGGAAGTGGCCTAGCCGCCAGCCGCCAGGATCGAAGTCAGCCCCTCGCGGTAGCTGGGATAGGCCGGGCGCCAGCCGAGCTCGGCCTTGGCGCGGGCGTTCGAGACGCGCTTGCTCTCGGCGTAGAAGCGCATGGCCTGCTGTGAAAGTCCGGCCTCCGCCAACGGGATCTCCGGCGGCGGCTCCATGCCCAGCAGTCGGGCCGCGTAGGCGATCACGTCGGGATTGGGGGCCGGCTCGTCGTCGCAGAGATTGTAGATCCCGCCGGCCCGGGGCCGCGCGATCGAGGCGGCGAGCCCGGCCGCCAGGTCGTCCACGTGGATGCGCGAGAACACCTGGCCCGGCGCGACGATGCGGCGGGCCTGGCCGGCGCGCAGCCGGTCCAGCGCCGAGCGGCCGGGGCCGTAGATGCCGGGCAGGCGGAAGACGCCGACCGTCAGGCCCATGCCGCGGCCGACCTCCAGCCAGTCGCGCTCGGCCGCCACCCGGCGCGCGCCCTCCGGCGACTGGGCGGCGAGGCGGCTCGTCTCGAACACCCAGCGCCCCCGCCGGTCGCCATAGACCCCGGTCGTGGAGAGATAGCCCGTCCAGTCGGGGAAGGCGCGGGCGCGGGCCAGGGCCGGGACAAGGCGGGAGAGGCCGGGACAGCCGTCGGGACCGGGCGGCGCGGTGATCAGCAGCGCCTGGGTCTCGGCCAGGGCGCCGGCCAAGGCCTCGGCGTCGGCGATCACCACCGGCCGCACGCCGGCGGCGACCAGGCGGGCGGCGTCGTCGGCGCGCCGCGCGCTGGCCATCACCTCCCAGCCCTCGGCCTTGAGGCGTCGTCCCAGCGCCTGGCCCGAAAAGCCGTATCCGAAAACGAAGAGCTTCAAGGCCGGATCGCGCTACTCCGCCGCCACAGCGGCGCCGGGGCCGGCGCCGGAGGTCGCCGCCGCCCGCTCGGCGTTCCAGGCCGAGACGCAGGGGATCTTGGCGTGGTCGGCGCGGTGGGCGTAGGCGCGGGCGATCTCGGCCACCTCCATCAGGAGACCCTCCTCGAGGGTGATCGGATCGAGGCCGTAGGACAAAAGACGGCGGTTCTCCACCATCAGCTCGTTCTCGTCGGCCTCGGCGCGCGGGTTGGGCAGGTGGGCGACCTTGGCCCCGGTCAGCCGTGCGACCATCTCGGCGAGCTCGCGGACGCGCCAGCACTCGGTCATCTGGTTCATCACCTTCACCCGCTCGCCGCGGGCCGGCGGGTGGGCCAGCGCCAGCTCCACGCAGCGCACCGTGTCCTGGATGTTGATGAAGGCCCGGGTCTGGCCGCCCGGCCCGTGCACCGTCAGCGGATAGCCCACCGCCGCCTGCATGAGGAACCGGTTCAGCACCGTGCCGTAGTCGCCGTCGTAGTCGAAGCGGTTGACCAGTCGCGGGTCGAGGCGGGTCTCGATGGTCTGGGTGCCCCAGACGATGCCCTGGTGCAGGTCGGTGATCCGCACCCCGTCGTTCTTGGCGTAGAACTGGAAGAGCAGGGCGTCCTGGGTCTTGGTCAGGTGGTAGATCGAGCCGGGATTGGCCGGATAGAGGATCTCCCGCTCGGCCCAGCCCTCGGTGGTCTGAACCTTCACCGTCAGATAGCCCTCGGGAATGGCCATGCCGCTGGTGCCGTAGCCATAGACGCCCATGGTGCCGAGATGGGCGAGGTGGACGTCGAGGCCGGAGTCGACGATGGCGGCCAGGATGTCGTTGGTGGCGTTGAGGTTGTTGTCGACGGTGTAGCGCTTGTGGGCCGCCGACTTCATCGAATAGGGCGCGGCCCGCTGCTCGGCGAAATGGACCACCGCCTCGGGGCGGAAGGCGTTGAGCACCGCCAGGAGGCCCTCGTAGTCCTTGCCGACGGTCAGGTCGTGGGCGCGGATGGTGCGGCCGGAGACCTCTTCCCAGGCGGCGATCCGCTCGGCCAGGGGAACGATCGGCGTCAGCGATCCGGCGCCCAGCTCCTCGTCGATCCGCCGACGGGACTGGTTGTCGATGATCTCGACCTCATGGCCGCGCGCCGACAGGTGTAGCGCCGTGGGCCAACCGCAGAAGCCGTCGCCGCCGAGGATGAGTACGCGCATCGCTGCTCCGTGACGTGTCGCCCCCGACCTACAAAGGGCTAACGCACGAAGGCCCCGCTCGCCAAGCAGAACCTGCGACAGGCTGACGCAGGCTTAGAGCAGCTCCTCGATCGCCTTGCGGGCCGCGTCGGCGAGATCGGGGCGGCGCAGGGCGAAGGCGACGTTGGCGCGCAGCAGGCCGATCTTGTCGCCGCAGTCGTAGGTGGTCCCCTCGTATTCCAGGGCGTGGAAGGCCTGGCTCTGCATCAGCTTGGCCATGCCGTCGGTGAGCTGGATCTCCCCGCCCGCCCCACGCTCCTGGGTCTCCAGGATGTGGAAGATGTCGGGCTGCAGGATGTAGCGGCCGGAAATGAAGAGGTTGGAGGGCTCCGTGCCCGGGGCCGGCTTCTCGACCATGCCGGTCATGCGGTTCAACCGCCCGTCCTGCCCCTCCAGGGCGACGATGCCATACTTGTGGGCCTCGCCTTCCGGCGCCGGCTCGACCACGACGATGTTGCCGCCGACCTGCTCGTAGGCGGCGACCGCCTGGGCCAGGGCGCCCGGCTCGGCGGCCATCAGCATGTCGGGCAGCATGACGGCGAAGGGCTCGTCGCCGATCACGTCGCGGGCGCACCAGACGGCGTGGCCGAGGCCCAGCGGCGCCATCTGGCGGATGAAGCTCATCTCGCCGGCGTGCTTGGGCAGGTCGCGGCGCACGTCGGCCAGGATCTCGACCTTGCCCTTGGCCTCCAGGGCGTTCTCGATCTCGGGAATGGAGTCGAAATAGTCCTCGATGGCGCCCTGGCCGCGGCCGACGATGAACACGAAGTGCTCGATGCCGGCGGCCCGCGCCTCCTCGACGATGTAGGACAGGATCGGCCGGTCGACGACGTTCAGCAGGTTCTTGGGCGTGGTCTTCGCGCCCGGCAGCACACGGGTGCCCAGCCCCGCCACCGGCAGGACCGCCTTACGCACACGCTTGGTCATACTTCCCCTCCGACCCGAACTTCAAAACGCCGTAGCTTCAGCGTTCGGCGGCACACAAACGCCGTCACCGCCCCATCGATCCCGGCCCAGCGAAATCTCGCGCGCCGGACCGGCCGTGAGGCGGCCCTAACGGACGGCCGGCGGGAAATCCACAGCTCGTCTCACAAAAAATCGCTTCCGAACGACGATCACGATTTCGAGAACTCACAAAGCCGTGTATGACTCGCGCGTCGGGGGATAGTCCTCCAGGGGAGCAATTCCATGAAACTGCGTATCGCCACTTCCGTCGCCGTCGCCGCCGCCCTGGCTCTGGGCGTCGCCGCCTGCCAAAAGAAGGCCGAGACCAACACCGCGGACACCAACGCGACCGCGACTGACACCAACACCACCACCACGACCGCTCCGGCCGACACCAACGCGATGGCTTCGAACACCGCGTCGAACACGACCGAGACGACCACCAACACCACCACGACCAACACCACGAAGTAAGATCTCACGATCTTTCTTTTGCGAGCGGCCGCTCCGGATGGAGCGGCCGTTTTGCATTCTGGGGTCCTGTTCCGAGCCGTTGCCCGGATCTACCGAACGTCGGATCTACTGACGCCGGATCTAGTGAACCGGCGGCTTGGCCGCGGGGGCGCCCCCCGAAGCGCCCTCGGGATCGCGCTCGGGCGCGGCGCTCCGCTCAGCCGGCTGGCGCACCAGCTCCGCCTCCAGCGCAATGGCGCTGCAGACCTCTTCCGCCACCTGACTGAACGCCTCGGCGAGCCGGATCTTCTCGGCGGTCGTCCGGCACTTCGCCGCGTCGTCGGCGAGCGCCTCGGCCACGCGCCGGCCGCTGTCGATCACGGTATCGAGGGCGCGCATGCGGCGAAGACGGGGCGGGCGGACTCGGGTCATGAACAAAAAGAGAACACGACCCGCCGCGGCCGTCAAGGACAAGCGTGGGCTATTCGACGGTCACCGACTTGGCGAGGTTGCGCGGCTGATCGACGTCGGCGCCCTTCTGGACGGCGACGTAATAGGCCATCAGCTGGATCGGCGGGGCGTAGACCAGCGGCGCCAGGATCGGGTCGCAGCTTGGCCCGACGATCACCTTGGCGTCCTTCGGCGCGTTGCGCGCGCCCTCCGCGTCGGTGATCAGGATCACCTTGCCGCCGCGCGCCGCCACCTCGCTCATGTTGGAGATGGTCTTCTCGAACAGGCTGTCCGACGGGGCGATGACGATCACCGGCGTGGATTCGTCGATCAGCGCGATCGGTCCGTGCTTCAGCTCGCCGGCGGCGTAGCCCTCGGCGTGGATGTAGCTGATTTCCTTGAGCTTCAGAGCCCCCTCGAGCGCGAGCGGGAACATCGCCCCGCGACCGAGGTAGAGCACGTCGCGGGCTCGGGCGAGCTCGGGCGCCAGGGCGCGGATCTCGTCCTCCATCTGGGTCGCCTCGGCGATCAGGCGCGGCGCCTCGAGCAGCAGGCGCGTGTAGTGGGCCTCCTCGGCCTTGTCGATGCGCATGCGGGCGGCCGCGGCCGCGACGGCGAGGGCCGTGAGGGCGGCCACCTGGCTGGTGAAGGCCTTGGTCGAGGCGACGCCGATCTCCGGCCCGGCGTGGGTCGGCAGGACGACGTCGGCCTCGCGGGCCATGGTGCTCTCGTGGACGTTGACCACCGCGGCGGTGGTCAGGCCCTGGCTCTTGCACCAGCGCAGGGCGGCCAGGGTGTCGGCGGTCTCGCCCGACTGGGAGACGGCCACGGCCAGGGTGTTCGGCGTCACCGCCGGCTGGCGGTAGCGGAATTCGGAGGCGACCTCGACGTCGCAGGGCAGGCCGGCCAGCCGTTCGAAGAAGTAGCGGGCGATGGCGCCGGCGTAGGAGGCGGTGCCGCAGGCGACGATCTGCACCCGGTCGAACTTGGTGAAGTCGAGGCCGTTCGGCGCGTGCACATGGCCGGTGGTCGGGTCGATGTAGGCGGAGAGCGTGTGCTGGCAGGCGTCCGGCTGGTCATGGATCTCCTTCTCCATGAAGTGCCGATAGTTGCCCTTCTCCACCAGGGCGGCGGAGGCGGCGACGGTGCGGACCGGACGGTTCACCGCCTGGCCCGTCTCGTCGAAGATGCGCGCGGTGTTGTGGTCGATGGCCACGTAATCGCCTTCGTCGAGATAGGCGATGCGATTGGTGAAGGGGCCGACGGCGAGGGCGTCGCTGCCGAGGAACATCTCGCCGTCGCCGAAGCCGACCACCAGGGGCGAGCCGCGGCGCGCGCCCATGATCAGCTGCTCCTCGCCGTCGATCAGCACGGCCAGGGCGTAGGCGCCGGTGAGCTGGTCGAGCGTCGCCTTCAGCGCCTCGATGGGCGGCTTCGTCTTCAGCTCCTCGTCGAGCAGCTGGGCGATGACCTCGGTGTCGGTGTCGCTCTCGAAGACGCGGCCCTTGGCCTTCAGCGCCTCCTTCAGCTCGGCGTAGTTCTCGATGATGCCGTTGTGGACCAGGGTCACGCGGCCCGCGTGCTGCGGGTGGGCGTTCCTGACCGACGGGGCGCCGTGGGTGGCCCAGCGGGTGTGGCCGATGCCGACGCTGGCGTTCAGCGGCTCGCCGGCCAGCACCTCCTCCAGCGCCCTGATCTTGCCCTGGGCGCGGCGGCGCTCCACTTGGCCGTCGACGACCCCCGCGACGCCCGCCGAATCATAGCCGCGATATTCCAGGCGCTTGAGGCTGTCGATGAGCCGGTCCTGGACAGGCTTCGTACCGACGATGCCGATGATGCCGCACATAGGTTTTGGCGTCCTTTATGATAAACGCGGGGCGTCGAACCCGTGAGCAGCGGGCTTTACCATTCAACCAAATCCCGTCGACTAAATCGTGGTTTCCGATCGTTTCGTGAGCTGCCCATGACCAAGCGCGCCTATTTCGGAACAGATGGCATCCGTGGCCAGGCCAACCGCTATCCGATGACGGCGGAGGTGGCTTTGCGCGTCGGCATGGCCGCGGGCAAGCTCTTCATGTCGAAGGACGACCGCCGCCACCTGGTGGTGATCGGCAAGGACACCCGGCTGTCGGGCTACATGATCGAGCCGGCGCTCGTGGCCGGCTTCACCAGCGTGGGCATGGACGTGCGCCTGTTCGGCCCGCTGCCGACCCCGGGCGTGGCGATGATGACCCGCTCCCTGCGCGCCGACCTCGGGGTGATGATCTCGGCCTCGCACAACCACTTCGCCGACAACGGCATCAAGCTGTTCGGGCCTGACGGCTACAAGCTCTCCGACGAGCGCGAGCTGGAGATCGAATCCCTGATGGACCAGGGGCTCGAGGAGGGCCTGGCCTCGCCCGACAACCTCGGCCGGGTGCAGCGCATCGACGATTCCCAGGCCCGCTACGTGGAGATCGCCAAGGCGAGTTTCCCGCGCCGGCTGAACCTGAGCGGCCTTCGCATCGTCATCGATTGCGCCAACGGGGCGGCCTACAAGGTGGCGCCAGAGGCGCTCTACGAGCTCGGCGCCGAGGTGATCCGCATCGGCGTCTCGCCCAACGGCTTCAACATCAACGAGGAGTGCGGTTCGACCGCCCCGGCCGCCATGCAGAAGGCGGTGAAGGAATACCGCGCCGACATCGGCATCGCCCTCGACGGCGACGCCGACCGGCTGGTGATCTGCGACGAGAAGGGCCAGGTCGTCGACGGCGACCAGATCATGGCCCTGATCGCCGACAACTGGGCCAAGCGCGACCGCCTGACCGGCGGCGGTGTGGTGGCAACGGTGATGTCCAACCTCGGCCTCGAGCGCTTCCTGAAGGCCCGCAACCTCAAGCTCGAGCGCACCCAGGTCGGCGACCGCTACGTGATGGCGCAGATGCGCGCGGGCGGTTTCAACCTCGGCGGCGAGCAGTCCGGCCACATCATCCTGCGCGACTTCGCCACCACCGGCGACGGCCTGCTGGCGGCGCTGCAGGTGCTGGCGGTGCTCAAGGAGACGGGCAAGCCGATGAGCGCCCTGGCCCGCCAGTTCGAGCCGGTGCCGCAGAAACTCGAGAACGTCCGCTTCGCCGGCGGCAAGCCGCTCGACACCGATCAGGTGAAGTCGGTCATCGCCGGCGCCGAGCAGAAGCTGAACGGCACGGGCCGCGTGGTGGTCCGCGCCTCGGGCACCGAACCGCTGATCCGCATCATGGCCGAGGGCGACGACGAGAAGCTCGTCAACCAGGTCGTCAAGGAGATCGTCGGGGCGGTGAAGAAGGCCGCGGCCTGACCGCCGGGCAGGGGCCTCTGCAAATCCGCAGACCGGTGTTGCGATACCGCTGATTGGCGAAGCCTGAGGCTCGCTCTATTTCCCCGCGCTCTCCGCAGCGGGACGCGCTCCCGTTGCACCGAAGCAGCGGGAGTTTCTCATGCGCCGCGTTCTGCGCTGGATCGGCCTGGGCCTGGCGGGCCTCGCCGTCGTCGTCGTCTTTGCCGCGCTCGGGGCCTTCGCCGCCAGCGAGGCGATGATCCGTTGGCCCGCGGCCAAGGCGCCTGTCCGCCTCGCCGCCGCCCGCGACGTCGACGCCATCGCCCGCGGCAAGCGCGTGGCGACGCTCTACGGCTGCCACGACTGCCACGGCGCGGACCTCGGCGGCCGCACCTTCTTCGACGAGATGCCGGTGGCGCGAATCGCCGCGCCGAACCTGTCGCTGGCCATGGCCCACCAGTCGGACGAGGACCTGGCGCGCGCGATCCGCACCGGCGTGGCGGCCGACGGCCGGCCCCTGTGGATCATGCCCTCAGACGCCTTCTCGCGCCTGACCGATGGCGAGACCGCCGACCTGATCGCCTATCTGCGCACCTTCCCGGCCAAGGGCGGCCTGCAGCCGGTCAAGCAGATCGGCCCCGTCGGCCGCCTCGGCGTGCTGCTCGGCAAGTTCCGCTCCGCGCCCGCGGTCCTCGCCGCCGAAGGCCACGCGGCGCCGGTCGACCTCGGACCCCAGTACGAGCAGGGCCGCACCCTCGCCCGCGCCTGCATGGAGTGCCATGGGCTCGACCTGAAGGGCAGCGCCACCACCCACGCACCGGACCTCGCCATCGCCGGCGCCTACGATCCGGCGGATTTCGAGCGGCTGCTGCGCACCGGCGTCGCCGCCGGCAACCGCCGCCTCGGCCTGATGAGCGAGGCCGCGCCCGGCCGCTTCAACGCCCTCAGCCACGAGGAGATCTCGGCCCTGCACGCCTACCTCAAGGCGCGGGCGGAAAAGTCTTCGTGACCTCACGTCACGTCATGTGTGAGCAACCCTACCCAAAGCTAAATGATTATGTCAGTCTCGACACAAGCTGTGGCGCTCGACCGTCACGGAGCTAAGAACTGGGGAGGAGATATGCGGCCCAACCTCGCTTTCGGGGGAGTCGCGCGGCAGGAATTGAATCGGGGCGTCAGCTCCGTGGCCTGCCTCGCCTTCGTCGCCCTGCTCGGCCTGGCCTTCTGGGCCGGCGCTCTGTGGATCGGCCAGGTCCTGCTGCGGATCAGCCAGACCGGCTTCTAGCCCTACCGCCAGCTGACGTTACGGCCGTTCAGGCAGAGCGCATCCGCCGGCTTGGTCGGACACCGTGCGCTCAGCGCTTCTTGCCGAGCTCCGCTGCGATATCCTTCGTCAGCCGGCCGACCTTGCGGTGCGCCGTCGTGATCTGATCGCGCGTCACGCCCCACCGCTTCATCCAATATTCGACGGCCTTGCGCTCGGAGAGATCGAGCCGCTCCTTGTCGATGAAACCGCGCTTGTCCTTCAGACCTGCCATGAGGGTTCCCCGCTTCCGGCGGGCAGCCTAGCTCCTTTTCGGCCGGCGCGCGCGCGCGCAGGTCGGGCCGTTCGCCCCTTCAGACGCCCGGCCGGCCGACGCTGGTGTAGGCGAAGCCGCGGGCCTTCATGTCGTCGGGCTTGTAGATGTTGCGCAGGTCGACCATCACCGGCCGCTTCATCAGCAGCTTGATGCGGTCGAGGTCGAGGGCCCGGAACTGGTCCCACTCGGTGATGATGACCAGGGCGTCGGCGCCCTCGGCGACATCGTAGGGGCTGTCCTTGAAATCCACGTCGGCCAGCATCTGGCGCGCCTCGTGGCCCTCGGGGTCGAAGGCCTGGACCTTTGCGCCCGCGGCCTGCAGGGCCGGCACGATGTCCAGCGAGGGGGCGTCGCGCATGTCGTCGGTGTTCGGCTTGAAGGTCAGGCCCAGGACCCCGATCGTGCGGCCCGACAGGTCCTGGCCGTCGACGGCGCGGATGACCTTCTGGGCCATGGCCTTCTTGCGCTCGTCGTTGACCTTGACCGTGGTCTCCACGAGATCGATCGGCGCGCCGTACTGGCGGGCGGTCTGGACGAGGGCCAGGGTGTCCTTCGGGAAGCACGAGCCGCCGTATCCGGGGCCCGCGTGCAGGAACTTGCCGCCGATGCGGTTGTCGAGGCCGATGCCGCGGGCCACCTGCTGGACGTCCGCGCCCACCGCCTCGCAGAGGTCGGCGACCTCGTTGATGAAGGTGATCTTCATCGCCAGGAAGGCGTTGGCCGCATACTTGATAAGCTCGGAGGTGCGCCGGCCGGTGAACAGGATCGGCGTCTCGTTGAGATAAAGCGGCCGGTAGAGCTCGCGCATCACCTCGCGGGCGCGATCGTCGTCGGTGCCGACCACCACGCGGTCGGGGCGCTTGAAGTCCTCGATCGCCGCGCCCTCGCGCAGGAACTCCGGGTTCGACACCACG is a window encoding:
- a CDS encoding glycosyltransferase family 4 protein; protein product: MALPPNFTLLQVVPELETGGAEQTTIDVARAVIEAGGKALVATRGGRMAARLISDGGRLAQMPVNSKNPLTMLGNAARLVDLIRRERVSVVHVRSRAPAFAALWAAKTTDTPLVTTYHGIYKARSGLKRWYNAVMTRGDVVIANSEYTRAHILAEHEVDPAKVVTIPRGVDLERFNPAWVTADRIAALRQAWSAPEDPRLTRFLLAGRLTRIKGHLTIIEAAARLKAAGRTDFEVLFAGDDQGRTDYREELVRAIDAAGLNAQVRIVGHCDDMPAAYLVSDVAILPTNVPESFGRAAVEPQAMGRPVIASNHGGTVETVVDGVTGWLVEPGDAEAWAKAMARAADLGPGKRAEMGQTGMNRARQLYTNAGMCADTLAVYERVLEAHR
- a CDS encoding alpha/beta fold hydrolase, translated to MSETSGFLERPGGERLAWRRVAGNGPAVVWLGGFRSDMAGTKAQALAEWALATGHAYVRFDYFAHGESSGDFAQGTITRWREDALAVLDELVDGPAVLIGSSMGGWISCLTALAAPERVKALVLVAPAPDFTAKLMTPEIPAEGWADLEANGVWYRPSLYGDPYPITRNLLEDGARWSILDSEIPIAAPVRILQGGEDPDVPWRHALELAQAIKSQDLVFTLIKDGDHRLSRPQDIARLIAAVEEVA
- a CDS encoding SDR family oxidoreductase: MKLFVFGYGFSGQALGRRLKAEGWEVMASARRADDAARLVAAGVRPVVIADAEALAGALAETQALLITAPPGPDGCPGLSRLVPALARARAFPDWTGYLSTTGVYGDRRGRWVFETSRLAAQSPEGARRVAAERDWLEVGRGMGLTVGVFRLPGIYGPGRSALDRLRAGQARRIVAPGQVFSRIHVDDLAAGLAASIARPRAGGIYNLCDDEPAPNPDVIAYAARLLGMEPPPEIPLAEAGLSQQAMRFYAESKRVSNARAKAELGWRPAYPSYREGLTSILAAGG
- a CDS encoding NAD-dependent epimerase/dehydratase family protein, with translation MRVLILGGDGFCGWPTALHLSARGHEVEIIDNQSRRRIDEELGAGSLTPIVPLAERIAAWEEVSGRTIRAHDLTVGKDYEGLLAVLNAFRPEAVVHFAEQRAAPYSMKSAAHKRYTVDNNLNATNDILAAIVDSGLDVHLAHLGTMGVYGYGTSGMAIPEGYLTVKVQTTEGWAEREILYPANPGSIYHLTKTQDALLFQFYAKNDGVRITDLHQGIVWGTQTIETRLDPRLVNRFDYDGDYGTVLNRFLMQAAVGYPLTVHGPGGQTRAFINIQDTVRCVELALAHPPARGERVKVMNQMTECWRVRELAEMVARLTGAKVAHLPNPRAEADENELMVENRRLLSYGLDPITLEEGLLMEVAEIARAYAHRADHAKIPCVSAWNAERAAATSGAGPGAAVAAE
- a CDS encoding UTP--glucose-1-phosphate uridylyltransferase — encoded protein: MTKRVRKAVLPVAGLGTRVLPGAKTTPKNLLNVVDRPILSYIVEEARAAGIEHFVFIVGRGQGAIEDYFDSIPEIENALEAKGKVEILADVRRDLPKHAGEMSFIRQMAPLGLGHAVWCARDVIGDEPFAVMLPDMLMAAEPGALAQAVAAYEQVGGNIVVVEPAPEGEAHKYGIVALEGQDGRLNRMTGMVEKPAPGTEPSNLFISGRYILQPDIFHILETQERGAGGEIQLTDGMAKLMQSQAFHALEYEGTTYDCGDKIGLLRANVAFALRRPDLADAARKAIEELL
- the glmS gene encoding glutamine--fructose-6-phosphate transaminase (isomerizing); its protein translation is MCGIIGIVGTKPVQDRLIDSLKRLEYRGYDSAGVAGVVDGQVERRRAQGKIRALEEVLAGEPLNASVGIGHTRWATHGAPSVRNAHPQHAGRVTLVHNGIIENYAELKEALKAKGRVFESDTDTEVIAQLLDEELKTKPPIEALKATLDQLTGAYALAVLIDGEEQLIMGARRGSPLVVGFGDGEMFLGSDALAVGPFTNRIAYLDEGDYVAIDHNTARIFDETGQAVNRPVRTVAASAALVEKGNYRHFMEKEIHDQPDACQHTLSAYIDPTTGHVHAPNGLDFTKFDRVQIVACGTASYAGAIARYFFERLAGLPCDVEVASEFRYRQPAVTPNTLAVAVSQSGETADTLAALRWCKSQGLTTAAVVNVHESTMAREADVVLPTHAGPEIGVASTKAFTSQVAALTALAVAAAAARMRIDKAEEAHYTRLLLEAPRLIAEATQMEDEIRALAPELARARDVLYLGRGAMFPLALEGALKLKEISYIHAEGYAAGELKHGPIALIDESTPVIVIAPSDSLFEKTISNMSEVAARGGKVILITDAEGARNAPKDAKVIVGPSCDPILAPLVYAPPIQLMAYYVAVQKGADVDQPRNLAKSVTVE
- the glmM gene encoding phosphoglucosamine mutase; translation: MTKRAYFGTDGIRGQANRYPMTAEVALRVGMAAGKLFMSKDDRRHLVVIGKDTRLSGYMIEPALVAGFTSVGMDVRLFGPLPTPGVAMMTRSLRADLGVMISASHNHFADNGIKLFGPDGYKLSDERELEIESLMDQGLEEGLASPDNLGRVQRIDDSQARYVEIAKASFPRRLNLSGLRIVIDCANGAAYKVAPEALYELGAEVIRIGVSPNGFNINEECGSTAPAAMQKAVKEYRADIGIALDGDADRLVICDEKGQVVDGDQIMALIADNWAKRDRLTGGGVVATVMSNLGLERFLKARNLKLERTQVGDRYVMAQMRAGGFNLGGEQSGHIILRDFATTGDGLLAALQVLAVLKETGKPMSALARQFEPVPQKLENVRFAGGKPLDTDQVKSVIAGAEQKLNGTGRVVVRASGTEPLIRIMAEGDDEKLVNQVVKEIVGAVKKAAA
- a CDS encoding c-type cytochrome, whose translation is MRRVLRWIGLGLAGLAVVVVFAALGAFAASEAMIRWPAAKAPVRLAAARDVDAIARGKRVATLYGCHDCHGADLGGRTFFDEMPVARIAAPNLSLAMAHQSDEDLARAIRTGVAADGRPLWIMPSDAFSRLTDGETADLIAYLRTFPAKGGLQPVKQIGPVGRLGVLLGKFRSAPAVLAAEGHAAPVDLGPQYEQGRTLARACMECHGLDLKGSATTHAPDLAIAGAYDPADFERLLRTGVAAGNRRLGLMSEAAPGRFNALSHEEISALHAYLKARAEKSS
- a CDS encoding DUF3606 domain-containing protein; the protein is MAGLKDKRGFIDKERLDLSERKAVEYWMKRWGVTRDQITTAHRKVGRLTKDIAAELGKKR
- a CDS encoding UDP-glucose dehydrogenase family protein, producing the protein MHVAMIGTGYVGLVSGACFADFGHIVTCIDKDAGKIERLKSGGIPIYEPGLDKLVAQNVQAGRLFFDTDAAEAVKKADAVFIAVGTPSRRGDGHADLSYVHAAAEEVAKLVDGFTVLVTKSTVPVGTGDEIEAIVKRVRPEADVAVVSNPEFLREGAAIEDFKRPDRVVVGTDDDRAREVMRELYRPLYLNETPILFTGRRTSELIKYAANAFLAMKITFINEVADLCEAVGADVQQVARGIGLDNRIGGKFLHAGPGYGGSCFPKDTLALVQTARQYGAPIDLVETTVKVNDERKKAMAQKVIRAVDGQDLSGRTIGVLGLTFKPNTDDMRDAPSLDIVPALQAAGAKVQAFDPEGHEARQMLADVDFKDSPYDVAEGADALVIITEWDQFRALDLDRIKLLMKRPVMVDLRNIYKPDDMKARGFAYTSVGRPGV